The Streptomyces sp. NBC_00691 genome has a segment encoding these proteins:
- a CDS encoding DUF6332 family protein, producing MDMGRESRWEKDAMTVEIMFALVTACMLAAMVFGVLLVPALVVGVDEPAGKVLLKAGAVLGAAAGVWRVARVLLRFDARRRQGR from the coding sequence ATGGATATGGGGAGAGAGTCGCGGTGGGAGAAGGACGCGATGACGGTCGAGATCATGTTCGCCCTGGTCACGGCCTGCATGCTCGCCGCGATGGTCTTCGGCGTCCTCCTGGTCCCGGCACTGGTCGTCGGAGTCGACGAGCCCGCGGGGAAGGTGCTGCTCAAGGCAGGGGCTGTCCTGGGTGCCGCTGCCGGCGTGTGGCGTGTGGCGCGGGTGCTGCTCCGGTTCGATGCGCGTAGGCGTCAGGGGCGCTGA
- a CDS encoding helix-turn-helix transcriptional regulator, with translation MNRTDRLYALVEELRAVAPRPRSAPWLARRFEVSVRTVERDLEALRQSGLPIRSDAGRAGGYSLDRDRTLPPVTLSAAEALAVSVALRTAASTPFAAAAHRAGQKVLAVLPADVRQREEALARQVYRVGDHSPDGSDKLSEIIVDAVISGQVLHLTYTDRAGAATTRDVEPLGLLWGPKGWYLAAWCRLRSAVRGFQLDRITSLEPSDEQVASREPQWRAELRRLDAEPFTL, from the coding sequence ATGAACCGCACCGATCGCCTGTACGCGCTGGTCGAGGAGCTGCGCGCGGTGGCGCCCAGGCCGCGCAGCGCCCCGTGGCTGGCCCGGCGGTTCGAGGTCAGCGTGCGCACCGTGGAACGGGATCTCGAGGCGTTGAGGCAGTCGGGACTGCCCATCCGCAGTGACGCCGGCCGGGCCGGCGGCTACAGCCTTGACCGGGACCGTACGCTGCCGCCCGTGACGCTCAGCGCCGCCGAGGCTCTCGCCGTCAGCGTCGCGCTTCGTACGGCGGCGTCCACTCCGTTCGCGGCAGCAGCGCACCGCGCAGGTCAGAAGGTGCTGGCCGTGCTCCCCGCCGACGTACGACAGCGCGAGGAAGCGCTCGCACGGCAGGTCTACCGGGTCGGGGATCACTCGCCTGACGGGAGCGACAAGTTGAGCGAGATCATCGTCGACGCGGTGATCTCCGGCCAGGTCCTGCACCTCACCTATACGGACCGGGCAGGCGCGGCGACAACGCGCGACGTCGAGCCGTTGGGGCTCCTGTGGGGGCCGAAGGGCTGGTATCTGGCGGCGTGGTGCCGGCTGCGGTCAGCGGTCCGCGGCTTCCAGCTCGACCGGATCACGTCGTTGGAACCGTCGGACGAACAGGTGGCGTCCCGGGAGCCTCAGTGGCGGGCCGAGCTGAGGCGCCTGGACGCCGAACCATTCACTCTGTGA
- a CDS encoding phosphotransferase family protein, producing the protein MNEVEVVVAHSERATLRVGDVFLKVDADQARLDSEVEAMSRAPVPTPKVLWRKPSVLAIAALPGTTLGRLGGPSTGSSAAWAAAGAAIRKLHDAPLPPRPGRAGRSTIALTAELDAECELLASRGLLPADLVTRNRQVSEAALRPWNPAFTHGDLQIAHVFVDGDEVTGIIDWSEAGQGDALYDLATFTLGHEEHLDDVLAGYGTVIDLDVIRAWWSLRSLLAVRWLIEHGFDPFAPGCEVDVLRSQM; encoded by the coding sequence ATGAATGAGGTCGAGGTCGTCGTTGCCCACTCCGAGCGCGCGACCCTGCGCGTCGGCGACGTGTTCCTGAAGGTGGACGCCGATCAGGCGCGTCTCGACTCCGAGGTCGAGGCGATGTCCCGCGCTCCGGTCCCGACCCCGAAGGTCCTGTGGCGGAAGCCCTCCGTGCTCGCGATAGCCGCGCTCCCGGGGACGACGCTCGGCCGCCTCGGCGGACCATCGACCGGATCGTCGGCAGCGTGGGCCGCGGCGGGCGCCGCCATCAGGAAGCTGCACGACGCGCCGCTGCCGCCCCGGCCCGGCCGAGCCGGGCGGAGCACCATCGCGCTGACGGCGGAACTCGACGCCGAGTGCGAGCTGCTCGCGTCGAGAGGCCTCCTGCCCGCCGACCTCGTGACCCGTAACCGCCAGGTCTCCGAGGCCGCGCTCCGGCCGTGGAATCCGGCGTTCACACACGGCGACCTGCAGATCGCGCATGTCTTCGTCGACGGCGACGAGGTGACGGGGATCATCGACTGGTCCGAGGCGGGCCAGGGTGACGCTCTGTACGACCTCGCCACCTTCACGCTCGGACACGAGGAGCACCTCGACGACGTCCTCGCCGGCTATGGCACCGTCATCGACCTCGACGTGATCCGCGCATGGTGGTCCTTGCGAAGCCTGCTGGCAGTTCGCTGGCTGATCGAGCACGGCTTCGACCCCTTCGCGCCAGGCTGCGAGGTCGATGTACTGAGATCCCAGATGTGA
- a CDS encoding virginiamycin B lyase family protein: protein MVGRTRAGSGTVTLAPARAKVCPSRRWGRRLVAAVGLVALCTLPTTAGATPPQDGRPSTHAPLYVSDYGNNRVVRLPVRGGDQMSVPFEGLVRPTGIVGDAAGRLYVSDTGNNRVVRLAEGGGQTTVPTDGLSRPLGLALDRAGSLYVADSFNDRIVKVSVADGTQTTVPTSGLLHPWGLALDEAGNLYVSDFVNDRVVKVAGDGSGQSTIATVGLSQPTGLALGAAGDLYIADSGNNRVVRIARGGGQTTVPTSGLSSPLGLALDGCGSLYIADGFNNRVVRVRETGGGQTTLPATGLNTPTGLAFAPTGTRP, encoded by the coding sequence ATGGTGGGTCGTACGAGGGCCGGATCCGGAACGGTGACGCTCGCGCCCGCACGCGCGAAGGTGTGCCCCTCGCGCCGATGGGGCCGTCGGCTCGTCGCCGCGGTGGGTCTCGTGGCGCTGTGCACGCTCCCCACGACGGCGGGCGCAACCCCTCCGCAGGACGGCCGGCCCTCCACGCATGCGCCCCTGTACGTGTCCGACTACGGCAACAACCGGGTCGTCCGCCTGCCCGTGAGGGGCGGCGATCAGATGTCCGTGCCCTTCGAGGGTCTCGTACGTCCGACGGGCATCGTCGGTGACGCGGCGGGTCGGCTCTACGTGTCGGACACCGGCAACAACCGCGTGGTGAGGCTCGCGGAGGGCGGCGGCCAGACGACCGTCCCCACCGACGGCCTGTCGCGGCCCCTCGGGCTCGCCCTGGACCGGGCGGGGAGTCTCTACGTCGCCGACAGCTTCAACGACCGGATCGTGAAGGTGTCCGTGGCCGACGGCACCCAGACGACCGTACCGACCTCAGGGTTGCTCCACCCCTGGGGCCTGGCTCTGGACGAGGCCGGGAACCTGTACGTCTCCGACTTCGTCAACGACCGCGTCGTCAAGGTGGCCGGTGACGGGAGCGGCCAGTCCACGATCGCCACCGTCGGCCTCTCGCAGCCCACCGGACTGGCACTCGGCGCCGCGGGGGACCTCTACATCGCCGACAGCGGCAACAACCGCGTCGTGAGGATCGCGCGGGGCGGCGGCCAGACCACCGTCCCGACCAGCGGCCTCAGCAGCCCGCTGGGCCTCGCGCTCGACGGCTGCGGCAGCCTGTACATCGCCGACGGCTTCAACAACCGAGTGGTCCGCGTCCGGGAGACGGGCGGCGGCCAGACCACCCTCCCGGCCACCGGCCTGAACACACCGACGGGCCTTGCCTTCGCGCCGACGGGCACGCGTCCCTGA
- the galE gene encoding UDP-glucose 4-epimerase GalE: protein MKVLITGGAGFIGSTIASACLDDGIDVVILDDLATGRSEFVEGRTWYRGDIADGDVIDQIFADHPDIDATIGCAAKIVVPESVANPLYYYTENVSKGLALLGHLLRNGCERYLFSSSAAIYEPGQGITETSPLNPMSPYARTKAHFENALEDITAGTPLRAISLRYFNPIGCDPEFRSGLQVMKPTHALGVMIDAYHAGRPFPVTGTDWETRDGTGIRDYVHVHDLARGHIAAVRRFDTITSNDADGGGPYRVINLGSGTGTTVLELIEAFEKVTGQPLAHETVGRRPGDNAGAYPDITLAGELLGWEPVLSVEQGISDSLAWHARRSLVLTHGSEE from the coding sequence ATGAAGGTCCTGATCACCGGCGGCGCCGGATTCATCGGCTCGACCATCGCCTCCGCCTGCCTGGACGACGGCATCGACGTCGTGATCCTGGACGACCTGGCGACCGGCCGCAGCGAGTTCGTGGAGGGCCGGACCTGGTACCGCGGGGACATCGCCGACGGCGACGTGATCGACCAGATCTTCGCCGACCACCCCGACATCGACGCCACCATCGGCTGCGCCGCGAAGATCGTCGTTCCCGAGTCGGTCGCGAACCCCCTCTACTACTACACCGAGAACGTCTCCAAGGGCCTCGCGCTCCTCGGACACCTGCTCCGCAACGGCTGCGAGCGCTACCTCTTCTCCTCCTCCGCCGCGATCTACGAGCCCGGGCAGGGCATCACCGAGACGTCGCCGCTCAACCCCATGAGCCCCTACGCCCGGACGAAAGCGCACTTCGAGAACGCGCTGGAGGACATCACCGCCGGGACGCCGCTGCGCGCCATCTCCCTGCGCTACTTCAACCCGATCGGCTGTGACCCGGAGTTCCGGTCCGGTCTCCAGGTCATGAAGCCCACCCACGCGCTCGGCGTCATGATCGACGCCTACCACGCCGGGCGTCCCTTCCCCGTCACCGGCACCGACTGGGAGACCCGGGACGGCACCGGCATCCGTGACTACGTCCACGTCCACGACCTGGCTCGCGGCCACATCGCGGCCGTCCGTCGCTTCGACACCATCACTTCCAACGACGCGGACGGCGGCGGGCCGTACCGCGTCATCAACCTGGGTTCGGGCACCGGCACGACCGTGCTCGAGCTCATCGAGGCCTTCGAGAAGGTCACCGGTCAGCCGCTCGCCCACGAGACCGTCGGCCGCCGGCCCGGCGACAACGCGGGCGCCTACCCCGACATCACCCTCGCCGGAGAACTCCTCGGCTGGGAACCGGTCCTCTCCGTGGAACAGGGCATCTCCGACTCCCTCGCCTGGCACGCCCGGCGCTCGCTCGTTCTCACTCACGGAAGCGAGGAGTGA
- a CDS encoding DUF4232 domain-containing protein, with product MRVHKLTLTAALVVVAGLSLTACNDGDAQGQGGSPSASSPSASTGGGDQADAGQGQGQGQGADSAGQTSGGQGSGGKGSGGSGTAGTGSGGQGASAGTGSGESGTTGETGKTGKCRTDDLEITAMDNTIEGDPDGTVVVELKNGGGRDCVVSGYAGVDLKTNAGTLSAKRTGVKGTSVTLKSGKSVAFAIGYPVNRTGGSGARITGLLVTPPNETKTVTLAWPGAATLPVTEGPGSPVKVGPIGSAGQGG from the coding sequence ATGCGCGTTCACAAGCTCACCCTCACCGCCGCCCTGGTCGTTGTCGCGGGGCTCTCGCTGACGGCCTGCAACGACGGCGACGCCCAGGGGCAGGGCGGATCGCCGTCGGCCTCCAGCCCGTCCGCTTCGACCGGCGGTGGGGACCAGGCTGACGCGGGTCAGGGGCAGGGGCAGGGCCAGGGGGCGGACTCCGCCGGACAGACCTCGGGGGGCCAGGGCTCCGGAGGTAAGGGCTCCGGGGGATCGGGCACTGCAGGGACGGGCTCCGGCGGGCAGGGCGCCTCAGCCGGGACCGGGTCGGGCGAGAGCGGCACGACGGGGGAGACAGGCAAGACCGGGAAGTGCCGCACCGATGATCTGGAGATCACGGCGATGGACAACACCATCGAGGGCGACCCCGACGGCACCGTCGTCGTGGAGCTGAAGAACGGTGGAGGCCGGGACTGCGTGGTGTCCGGCTACGCGGGCGTCGACCTCAAGACGAACGCGGGCACGCTGTCCGCGAAGCGCACCGGCGTGAAAGGCACCTCGGTCACTCTCAAGAGCGGGAAGTCGGTGGCCTTCGCCATCGGCTACCCCGTGAACAGGACGGGCGGCTCCGGCGCCCGCATCACGGGCCTCCTGGTCACCCCGCCGAACGAGACGAAGACGGTCACCCTCGCCTGGCCGGGCGCCGCGACCCTGCCCGTCACGGAGGGTCCCGGATCCCCGGTGAAGGTCGGCCCGATCGGCAGCGCGGGCCAGGGCGGCTGA
- a CDS encoding alpha/beta fold hydrolase: protein MVFAHGTGLDARMWQPQIEALADEFTVVAWDEPGSGRSGAVPDGFRLEDFARALAAVIEDVGLGPAQVAGLSWGGTVVLELYRWRPDLVRSLLMVDTYAGWKGSLPPQEVAARVEGARRMLAAPREEFDPTLPGLYAAGPPERFTAMLDAMSRDVRPETMAAQLSLMAEADERDLLPRITVPTLLLWGEEDARSPLDVAYAFQDAIAHAELVVIPEVGHMSNLEAPEAFTAAVRGFCRAHA, encoded by the coding sequence GTGGTGTTCGCTCATGGGACCGGGCTCGACGCGCGGATGTGGCAACCGCAGATCGAGGCGTTGGCGGACGAGTTCACGGTGGTGGCCTGGGACGAGCCGGGGTCAGGGCGGTCCGGTGCGGTGCCGGACGGTTTCCGGCTGGAGGACTTCGCGCGTGCCCTCGCCGCCGTGATCGAGGATGTAGGGCTGGGGCCCGCGCAGGTCGCGGGGCTGTCGTGGGGCGGGACAGTGGTCCTGGAGCTGTACCGGTGGCGGCCGGATCTGGTGCGGTCGCTGCTGATGGTGGACACGTACGCCGGATGGAAGGGCTCGCTGCCCCCACAGGAGGTCGCGGCGCGGGTCGAGGGGGCACGGCGGATGCTCGCGGCACCCCGGGAGGAGTTCGACCCGACGCTGCCCGGACTCTACGCAGCCGGCCCGCCGGAGCGCTTCACGGCGATGCTGGACGCCATGAGCCGAGACGTCCGGCCGGAGACCATGGCCGCGCAGCTCTCGCTGATGGCCGAGGCGGACGAGAGGGACCTGCTGCCCCGGATCACGGTGCCGACCCTCCTGCTGTGGGGCGAGGAGGACGCCCGCTCCCCGCTGGACGTCGCCTACGCCTTCCAGGACGCCATCGCACATGCCGAGCTGGTGGTGATCCCCGAGGTGGGCCACATGAGCAACCTGGAGGCGCCGGAAGCCTTCACGGCAGCGGTTCGCGGATTCTGCCGTGCACACGCGTAG
- a CDS encoding WGR domain-containing protein encodes MVTGRRRFELPQGAKTQYREIRQEGIRCFLRWGATGTSGKASTSTLNDEEHARRHARRKIDEWLRKGFVEVEVEVEAPIGTVEPDQQTPVLDVIKASTRPHATVPEYLPVDGFEETYRRSHTPDHPVRFHEYFVLRDQGRSAVHFTVRADSHDPATVSSFLTFLGTQRDLPFDGRSHHKVRLPEPVGPFSHALFCAPALGQTCIAFPAIAARVATAFPVFDCEIGDADPEVLVDARIHGHGGLPYSDWSRQPHPTVDLRFDVEPSHYGRTRTFKVFGSTDLKALLHALPTATTRSWLEVRSFRGEIRRFTPDTAAPFSEVDAFLHG; translated from the coding sequence ATGGTGACGGGCCGACGTCGGTTCGAGCTCCCGCAGGGGGCCAAGACCCAGTATCGGGAGATTCGCCAGGAAGGCATCCGCTGCTTCCTCCGCTGGGGCGCGACAGGCACCAGCGGCAAGGCGAGCACGTCGACGCTGAACGACGAGGAGCACGCCCGTCGCCACGCCAGGCGCAAGATCGATGAATGGCTGCGCAAGGGCTTCGTCGAGGTCGAGGTCGAGGTCGAGGCGCCGATCGGCACCGTCGAACCCGACCAGCAGACGCCGGTCCTCGACGTGATCAAGGCAAGCACCCGGCCGCATGCCACCGTCCCGGAGTATCTGCCGGTCGATGGCTTCGAGGAGACGTACCGCCGCAGCCACACCCCGGACCACCCGGTGAGGTTTCACGAGTACTTCGTCCTGCGGGACCAGGGGCGTAGCGCCGTTCACTTCACCGTACGCGCAGACAGCCACGACCCCGCGACCGTGTCGTCCTTCCTGACCTTCCTCGGCACTCAGCGTGATCTGCCCTTCGACGGGCGGTCCCACCACAAGGTGCGGCTGCCCGAGCCGGTGGGGCCCTTCAGTCACGCCTTGTTCTGCGCGCCGGCACTCGGCCAGACCTGCATCGCGTTTCCAGCCATCGCCGCTCGCGTCGCGACAGCCTTCCCGGTCTTCGACTGCGAGATCGGCGACGCGGATCCGGAAGTCCTCGTCGACGCGCGTATCCACGGTCACGGTGGACTGCCTTACAGCGACTGGAGCCGTCAGCCGCACCCGACGGTCGACCTCAGGTTCGATGTCGAACCGTCCCACTACGGGCGGACGCGGACCTTCAAGGTCTTCGGATCCACCGATCTCAAGGCGCTCCTGCACGCGCTCCCGACTGCGACGACCCGGAGTTGGCTGGAGGTCCGCTCCTTCCGGGGAGAGATCAGGCGTTTCACACCCGACACAGCAGCCCCCTTCTCCGAAGTCGATGCCTTCCTCCACGGCTGA